One Pseudochaenichthys georgianus chromosome 7, fPseGeo1.2, whole genome shotgun sequence DNA segment encodes these proteins:
- the LOC139434153 gene encoding galanin receptor type 1, which yields MQSANESLMKTVVPILDGLILVTGLVGQTLVITILNGRRRKNSQPPHGTDTLLLALSAADLLLLLCLPFHTSAITLGFWPFGSFMCKAISFLGVACSSASVFTLAALAVTRYLTVVHPTWTYRSRMHRRIKLTVALLWVPASALAAPQFAFRTVTVSSAVYCFAFLSDFSQLVYSIALFLFGFALPLSIIVLMYAKIYCFLRHARLLGNAPQLERYQSQVTHTSALLVLVFTLLWLPSYGLMFSFIGGSMMLTPGYKTFAILARLLASSVAVVNPILYGFMSQKFRQDLLELGREHWATCRSCLIGCPDVMGRDMVQRFELDTTSEIGQN from the coding sequence ATGCAAAGTGCAAATGAGTCTTTGATGAAAACCGTTGTGCCCATCCTGGATGGACTGATTCTGGTGACCGGCCTGGTGGGTCAAACCCTGGTCATTACCATTCTTAATGGCAGGAGGAGGAAGAACAGTCAACCCCCCCATGGTACGGACACCCTGCTGCTGGCTCTGAGTGCTgccgacctgctgctgctgctctgcctgCCCTTCCACACCTCCGCCATCACCCTGGGCTTCTGGCCTTTCGGCAGCTTCATGTGCAAGGCCATCAGCTTCCTGGGTGTGGCCTGCTCGTCTGCTTCAGTCTTTACCCTGGCAGCTTTGGCTGTGACACGTTACCTCACAGTGGTACACCCCACCTGGACGTACCGATCGAGAATGCACCGACGCATTAAGCTGACTGTCGCTCTGCTCTGGGTCCCTGCCTCCGCCTTGGCAGCGCCGCAGTTTGCCTTCCGCACAGTGACCGTCTCTAGCGCAGTATACTGCTTTGCCTTCCTGTCTGACTTCAGCCAGCTGGTCTATAGCATCGCCCTCTTCCTGTTCGGCTTCGCTCTACCACTGAGCATTATTGTACTGATGTATGCCAAGATCTACTGTTTTCTTCGACATGCACGGCTGCTGGGGAACGCTCCCCAGCTGGAGCGCTATCAGAGCCAGGTCACTCACACCTCAGCCCTCCTGGTCCTGGTCTTCACTCTCCTCTGGCTGCCCTCCTACGGCCTCATGTTCTCCTTCATTGGAGGAAGCATGATGCTCACACCTGGCTACAAAACTTTTGCCATCCTGGCCAGACTGTTGGCATCGTCGGTAGCAGTGGTAAACCCTATACTGTATGGGTTTATGTCTCAGAAGTTTAGACAAGACTTGTTAGAGCTGGGGAGAGAACACTGGGCAACGTGCAGAAGCTGTCTGATTGGTTGCCCCGATGTTATGGGCAGGGACATGGTACAGCGCTTTGAGCTGGACACAACCTCAGAGATCGGCCAAAACTGA